One Deltaproteobacteria bacterium DNA window includes the following coding sequences:
- a CDS encoding 1-acyl-sn-glycerol-3-phosphate acyltransferase — protein sequence MGLKKLLLNLYIWPAFTVFTVFCLCFILPLLLIYSILANQPMDRIIRKSIRLYGWALVRVVPFMAPVTVEDFSCGIRPPVIFVANHNSSIDPYLFGMLPFENAFVTSWPFQIPVYKWVMRLARYINSNDGWEVVRSRGEELLASGCSLIFWPEGHRSRDGRLARFKNGAFRLACGTGTSIVPVCILGSAHLMPPGSRFLTPSRVKMVILPPIIPSEHGDDPDCIRALRDQARESIATELARRGVNPLKITGYKSDIMSDPITSSAIHGND from the coding sequence GTGGGCCTTAAAAAGCTGCTGCTCAACCTGTATATCTGGCCTGCCTTTACTGTTTTTACTGTTTTTTGCCTCTGTTTTATACTTCCCTTGCTCTTGATATACAGTATCCTTGCAAACCAGCCAATGGACAGAATAATCAGGAAGAGTATTCGTCTTTATGGCTGGGCATTAGTGCGTGTTGTCCCCTTTATGGCCCCGGTGACCGTAGAAGACTTTTCCTGCGGAATCAGACCCCCGGTCATATTCGTGGCCAATCACAATTCCTCAATAGACCCTTACCTTTTTGGTATGCTGCCGTTTGAAAATGCCTTTGTGACGTCATGGCCTTTTCAAATCCCGGTCTACAAGTGGGTAATGCGACTTGCGCGTTACATCAATTCAAATGATGGCTGGGAAGTAGTCCGGAGCAGGGGAGAGGAACTTCTGGCATCGGGGTGTTCTCTCATATTCTGGCCTGAGGGACACCGCTCCAGAGACGGGAGGCTCGCCCGCTTCAAAAACGGGGCTTTTCGTCTGGCCTGTGGTACGGGAACATCCATAGTACCGGTGTGTATCTTGGGGTCTGCCCACCTGATGCCCCCGGGTAGCAGGTTTCTCACGCCATCCAGGGTGAAGATGGTCATCCTGCCCCCGATAATACCATCCGAGCATGGAGACGATCCGGACTGTATTCGCGCGTTGAGGGATCAAGCCAGGGAGTCCATAGCGACCGAGTTGGCCAGGCGAGGCGTGAATCCCCTCAAAATCACCGGCTATAAGTCGGACATCATGTCCGATCCAATCACATCTTCGGCTATTCACGGCAATGACTAG
- a CDS encoding CoF synthetase, translating to MTRCSLTQSRYSLKTALEWRVADPEKIENLQAGLLRGQVRQASRAPYYKELLRTLGCSFEDIITLEDLRSLPFTSRSEMETDPAAFQAVEAASIADLSLTSGTTGNPIVVPYTRSDLERLAFNELMAFWGTGVRPGDRYLICVTLDRCFIAGLAYFSGLVQLGATAIRSGPGQSARQWELIRRLRPDGIVGVPTFLLKLAQWGEAHGYSPNSSGVQSLVTIGEPVRGPDHSLIPLGKDLEEAWGAHVYSSYAATELETCFCECHASCGGHIHPELALVEIVDEDGNVLPTGETGEVVVTPLGVEGFPLVRFRTGDVARLHTDPCPCGWRTTRLGSIEGRLAQRLKFHGTTIYPEMIFQALREFRHVEDAYVEVRSSYDLSDEIRVVAGTDASDIDADMVAKFLRARLRVRPEVIVRPRQEVLSTMEKAGGRKLKRFFDFRNNNKP from the coding sequence ATGACTAGATGTAGTTTGACGCAGAGCCGCTATTCTTTGAAGACTGCTTTGGAATGGCGGGTCGCAGACCCGGAAAAAATAGAAAATTTACAAGCAGGGCTTTTGCGAGGCCAGGTTCGGCAGGCCAGTCGAGCCCCTTATTACAAGGAACTTCTAAGAACGCTGGGTTGCAGCTTTGAAGACATAATTACCTTGGAAGATCTCAGGTCCTTGCCGTTTACCAGCCGCAGCGAGATGGAAACAGACCCGGCAGCCTTTCAGGCAGTTGAAGCTGCATCAATAGCCGACCTATCGCTGACTTCAGGAACAACAGGAAATCCCATAGTGGTCCCATACACCAGGAGCGACCTTGAGCGGCTTGCCTTTAATGAACTCATGGCCTTTTGGGGTACGGGGGTCCGGCCTGGAGACCGTTATCTTATCTGTGTGACCCTGGACCGGTGTTTTATTGCCGGGCTGGCCTATTTTTCCGGTCTTGTCCAGCTTGGTGCCACTGCCATCCGGAGTGGACCCGGCCAGTCAGCCAGACAGTGGGAACTGATACGTCGGCTCAGGCCTGATGGAATCGTGGGCGTGCCCACGTTCCTGTTAAAGTTGGCGCAGTGGGGAGAGGCACATGGTTATTCTCCCAACAGCTCCGGGGTGCAATCTCTTGTCACAATTGGTGAACCGGTCCGGGGACCGGATCACTCCTTGATTCCTCTTGGTAAGGATTTGGAAGAGGCCTGGGGAGCGCACGTTTATTCTTCGTACGCTGCAACGGAGCTGGAGACCTGCTTTTGCGAGTGTCATGCCTCTTGCGGTGGGCATATCCATCCGGAGCTTGCCCTGGTTGAGATCGTGGATGAAGATGGAAATGTTCTGCCAACAGGCGAAACCGGTGAAGTTGTGGTCACCCCGCTGGGTGTGGAGGGCTTTCCTCTTGTCCGTTTTCGTACCGGAGATGTGGCCCGTCTCCATACAGACCCATGCCCATGCGGTTGGCGTACAACTCGTCTGGGTTCTATAGAAGGAAGACTTGCTCAACGCCTCAAATTTCATGGCACGACTATCTATCCGGAGATGATCTTCCAGGCGCTCAGAGAGTTCAGACATGTGGAGGATGCCTATGTGGAGGTGAGGTCTTCGTATGATCTTTCGGATGAAATAAGGGTGGTTGCAGGCACGGACGCATCAGATATTGATGCAGACATGGTGGCCAAATTCCTTCGGGCTCGCCTCAGGGTCCGTCCTGAGGTAATAGTAAGGCCCAGGCAAGAAGTGCTAAGCACTATGGAAAAGGCAGGCGGACGGAAGCTGAAACGTTTTTTTGACTTTAGGAATAATAATAAACCATGA